From the Porites lutea chromosome 5, jaPorLute2.1, whole genome shotgun sequence genome, the window acaacgaaaattttcgtacctaaggcgagaattgaactcacgaccctccgaatactacatgtttatcggacgttccaaccactgaaccggagggtcgcgagttcgattcttgccAAGGGCATGGAAATTTCTATTGTCCAGGGCGtgcatggtttctcctccttccaagttgaaaatgttcactggaaatgtatgtgtgctgctcactagtgtatcattaaaattaagtttcagaagtcgtgcagaaaaaaaaaacaaacaaacaggaacaaacaaacactcttcGGTAACTATCTAAATGCGATCAACAGACCAGGCTTTTGATGCTTTCCTGATAAATAATTCAGTAGtctaataaataagcaaatatatACATTCTAGGCGACTGAAACTATCATTTCTTTACCGTGAAACCACAACCACGACTTTATAACAAAATGATCCGAGAGGAACTGGcactaataaaacaaaatggcgcctgaaagccacggagaaaaaaagtatgatctggccttttttaccctCCAAATGGGTTAAACTTTAAGTTTTGCTgattcaatttaattttttttattgctccgagttgatccgagtccaattttattttatttttatttttttattcgatccgagctggtccgagtcgatccgagttgatccgacccggactggcggtccgagttgatccggtccgacttttgtacctgccttaaggtgactcgacccagtttttttgggggggtaccatcctactttgaagctctctggtatccccacctttacttttatcgtaagtctaacacatggaatggataacatatagatcaatctacaatataacataaaatatttggcgatcggagtaaatgtcacgtggttataatgccacgcccctttgaggtctgagtcgaaaatctgctgttgcaggcattttttcgtgaaaatctctcggctacagatagtgcgcattagtgccttgcgctgaacagagtttcaccaaaatcgcaaagacccaattcgagaaattcagcggtttccaaatttaggtcataatttatgcgaaaatgataagcaaactttacaaggattatatctaataaactatgagattcatctctttattttgggcatcgttataacagatgggtccttgcaagtcagcaaaacgctttagggccttgtaaatgcgcgcgatttcgagcaaagcaaacatatagaaattatagttttcgctatttgttgacgtttgtcagcgtttaagagtcaatctcacgaaaaaagcattttcttaaaaattcgtagttttttttccttcaaattttttcagggccacaattgattaactaactacccggactctgaatttcatggtcattgaaaaactgtgacattaccttctataagcccaaacttgagtaaacattgaagatttttagcgttttggctgagtttgtgctttgggagttgtctattgtttctagtctgtcattatacagcattcttgttcagcacgcgtgcaatgaccacgcttggctgactttcgaatgctcaccgagatatgatcaGTTTGGTACaatgagacaggccatcgcgtgatacatacaggtttaactcacaatttttaatcaattctcgtgcttcttgtgcctttgcaaaaaaatcaagaaatgcTACACAccaaatctacttactattaaaaaaatatcattttttcatatgtttaaggcaagccaataattaaaccaactcttgacgggaatatctcggtgagcattcggaagtcagccaagcgtggtcattgcacgcgtgctgaacaagaatgctgtataatgacagactagaaacaatagacaactcccaaagcacaaactcagccaaaacgctaaaaatcttcaatgtttactcaagtttgggcttatagaagataatgtcacagtttttcaatgaccatgaaattcagagtccgtgtagttagttaatcaattgtggccctgaaaaaatttgaaggaaaaaaaactacgaatttttaagaaaatgcttttttcgtgagaaagactcttaaacgctgacaaacgtcaacaaattgggaaaactataatttctatatgtttgctttgctcgaaatcgcgcgcatttacaaggccctaaagcgttttgctgacttgcaaggactcatctgttataacgatgctcaaaataaagagatgaatctcatagtttattagatataatccttgtaaagtttgcttatcattttcgcataaattatgacctaaatttggaaaccgctgaatttctcgaattgggtctttgcgattttggtgaaactctgttcagcgcaaggcactaatgcgcactatgtgtagccgagagattttcacgaaaaaatgcctgcaacagcagattttcgactcagacctcaaaggggcgtggcattataaccacgtgacatttactccgatcgccaaaaattttatgttatattgtagattgatctatatgttatccattctatgtgttagacttacgataaaagtaaaggtggggataccagagagcttcaaagtaggatggtaccccccccaaaaaactgggtcgagtcaccttaaagttTACCTCTGGGGGAGTGGGTAACATGTTGGTCTATTACCGTTCTTAAACTTAAAAGATATGCTCAGACGTACGATGTCCGGGAACAAAGCCAATTTGGGAGCGATGAAGTATTTTATGATTGTTTGAAAAGTTTAATAATCTCGTatttaaaatagaacaaaagaCTTTGCCAAGACAACTACTAATGCAAATACCTCTATAATTTGAAGGGTCATCTTTGTTTCCAGATTTATGCAAGGCAGTGATTATTCCATTACTCCATGATGTAGGAAATGTTCCAGATTGACTGTAGAATCAGATTAAAAAGTTTCTCAAGTGGATATTTTATAAAGCTTGAGCTTGTTTTAATCATTTCATTGCGTATTCCACCAAGTCCAGCGGCcttcttgttttttagttttttaattgCTTTATCAATCTCTTCAATGGATATTGGGTTGTCTAATTCCGATTGTAAATGGTTGCTGTCCTCCAAACGCTTTTTATCGTTTAACATGTGTATTTGAAATGCCGATAATGTATTAGGATCAGGTGCTGAGTGTagcgttttaaaaaaaaagttcataaAGTTTATTGGTCGGGTTTTCGTTATTATTATAAGACAAGTTGTTTTCGTTCATTGACTTTAGAGTATCCCAAAATTTGCGGTTATTTTCGTTACTAATCAGCTCATTTATTTTAGAGTcaacaaattgttttttttttgttttataagttttttaaagGTCTTATTTTGAACATGATATTCTTTTCTGAGTTCGGTATCCAGAGGATTGCGGTGTTTTTTGTTAGAtaactttttaagtgaagatCTTAAAGTTTTGCAATCATAATCAAACCACTTCTTAGTAATTGGCTTTCTTTTAGATTTCTTTTGGCTACTTAATTTGAGTGAACGTTTTGCTGCCTCAGTCATAATGTTTGTGAATTGATTGGTAGCATTTTCAACATCTGTACTGCTTAAATCGAAGTTTGTACTTTCGAACAGATGTAATAAAGACAGAATATCGTTGGAATGAAAGGCAGCAGTGAATTTTGCTGCAGACGTTTCGTCCCAGACATACTGTTGTGGAAGCTTAACgttgtttttctcttgaaaactgttattattatttgagaGGTCTGTACCAGTTTTGATCCAGCAGACAATTTGAGAGTGACCTGAAAATATGTTTGGTTGCTTTACGGCGAAACCTTGAACCGAAGTGAACAGGTCATGGCTAACGATAATATAATCTACAGTACTTATTCCATTAATAGAGTGAAATGTGAATTTTCCCAAATTATCTCCCTTTGATCGGCCGTTTAGAATCCTTAGATCACAGGTTTTACAAAGATCAAGTAATTGTTTTCCATGATCGTTGACAGTGTTATCAAAGTTCTGTCTTTTAGTGAGATTGGGTGGTGGAGGAATATCTCCGCCAGATATAAACTTGCCACTTTCATCCATGataaaatcattttcttttccagttCTAGCATTTTAAGTCACCGAAAGTACTTAAATTAATGTATAGAAGTGAAGTACTTAAATTTAGattaatagcttttgcaatactgtaattcctttatggtcatgcaaataaagcatttggtgtatggtgatgtataaggaGTGTATGGTGAAGTATACGGATGTATGGTTTTGTATAGGGGGGTATGGTGATGTATataggtgtatggtgatgtatagggtgtatgatgatgtataagggtgtatggtgatgtataggggtgtatggtgatgtatagaggtatatggtgatgtatagaggtatatggtgatgtatatgggtgtatagtgatgtataggagtgtatgggaatgtataggggtgtatgttGTTGTATgaggatgtatggtgatgtatagcggtgtatggtgatgtatagcggtgtatggtgatgtatatgggtgtatgggaatgtataggggtgtatggtgatgtatagaggtatatggtgatgtatatgGGTGAAaagtgatgtataggggtgtatggtgatgtatggggatgtatggtgatgtataggggtgtatggtgatgtatagcggtgtatggtgatgtatagaggtgtatgggaatgtacaggggtgtatggtgatgtatatggttgtatagtgatgtataggggtgtatgggaatgtataggggtgtatggtgatgtatatgggtgtatggtgacgtataggggtgtatgggaatgtataggggtgtatggtgatgtatatgGGTGTATAGTGCTGTATAGGGGTGTACGGGAATGAATAGGGGTGTAAGGTGATGTAtggggatgtatggtgatgtataggggtgtatgatgatgtatatgggtgtatggtgatgtgtaggggtgtatgggaatgtataggggtgtatggtgatgtatagggaggtatggtgatgtataggggtgtatggtgatgtataggaatATATGGTGTTGTGTAGGGATGCATGGTGATGTATAgcggtgtatggtgatgtataggggtgtatggtgatgtataggggtgtatggtgatgtataggggtatatggtgatgtataggagttcCTACGCGCTGCTAATATTTCTCGTACTAACGCGTTACAGACTAAACCCAAAGCTTCTAATGATGTCGTACCATTTGTTGTCACATATAACCCAGCACTTCCACGCATTTCTAATTTCCTGCGCAAACATTTTAACATCTTACACTCCTCTAACCGTTGCAAAGACGTCTTTAAGCAACCGCCTTTTGTTGGTTACAGACGTAGCTCTAATCTTCGTGACCTTTTAGTTAAAGCACAACTACCCGTTATCTCCACCAATCATTTTCCGCCGGGCTCCTTCCGCTGTGGACAGAATTGTGCCACTTGTCCATACATCACTAACGGCCTAACAAGTTATACCTTTTACGCTACAGGCGAAACACGCTCCATCACTTCACACATTACTTGTAACACTAAAAATGTTATCTACATGGTTCAATGTAACcgttgtaatttacaatatataggtgaaactaagcgacgtctcaaggacagatttaacgaacacagacgtgcagtcgacaaaactaacattaaatctaaacccactactgtttctgaacactttctctctcactctaaccattctcatagtgacatgcagttaatcccactagagaaaattcattcttcacgtgactcagttcgtaaggccagggagtcgcatttgatagataaggccatgactcttgaacctcatggcctaaaccgccgtgatgaattattgtaatccatatccttagtatttttcctttccagtttttatgttgtacgtcatttccgcctctcccttttattgcgacattctccatctatataatattgtggttgctacataagttcagtaacatctgtaaacctgaagaaggctggtatggccagccgaaatattgttataaaaaaacaatacacgttgttttaaatcagctttgctgtagtcttcggacttctcgttcttgttaTAGGagtatatggcgatgtataggggtgtatagTGATGTAGAggggtatatggcgatgtatagggatgtatagGGGGGTATGATGATATCTGTAAGTGTttatacaggggcggatctagggggagggtgcagggggtgcgcacccccttcCCCGCTTcttgagatgacctgcggttttctaatacaactgctattctgcaaaaaaaactatgtggtttattggcgttgaagtagagcaagagacgagtgcaccccctcctaaaaaaaatcctggatccgcccctgttataGTATAATAATATAAGATATAATAAGTATGTTTaggtacataataataataatcatatatgaagtacatACCACTTTCTTTCCATCTGCCGCTGAATAAGATGTCTGGGGAAAGTGATGGGCGACTATATGGCATACTGGCATGAACTATTTACCCACCCCTCGGACTACAACTTTACATTTACTTCGCCGCGTGTTAGGTTGGAGCCATAAATCCGGAAAACTGTGAGTTTGGACTTAGACAAAATAATTTAAGGTATAATTGGACTAGACTGTTAACTCTTTAAACTTTAAATCACTTGATCTTTCTTGTTAGCTGTGGTATAAAGTTATGCTGCTTTTCTACAGATACATGGAAGTCTGTAGCAAATATCAGTGACTTCGCCCCGCAGTAAATTAGCTAACCATGGAATGGTATTAACTCCAAATTCTAGTTAAATCACgattttagacatttttttaaGGCATACCTGTGAATCGGCTTGGGTTATCGAGGGAAATCTCTGCAATCGAAGGTAGGAAATTTTATTGTAGGTCGGCGGCAATGGTTGTCCCTAAATCTACCTaagactttgaaaaaaaaaaaagaaactgcgGGAAGTACGGCATCTCCTTataagttgtttattttaagTTGCTTTTGTAATCGAAGAGTGAAGTAAAATTAAGTCAAAATGGAGCAATTTTAGTCATTTTGAAAAGGAACTGAACTGTACCTCACCGCGCGCGCAAAAGGTTGGCAAAGTATGTCAAGTACAGTACGGATCGCTTCAGCCGAATCGCGGTTTACATCGAAGCAACCTTTGGTACAAGATGACTGCAATAGTTAAAATCGAAATCGTCGATGAATTGTTGTGTCAATTCTGAACATTTTGTGGGGCTAACTCTTCACGAGGCtaattcaaaaatgagctttctTACGGGGCGAACTAGTTGTGGGCGAACTCGCTACGgggctagcctgcgtagcaagcgtttcctcgcgaggttcgtctagaaagctgggacaagagcaaaaaaaaaaaaagaatgacgggggagggggagggga encodes:
- the LOC140937909 gene encoding uncharacterized protein encodes the protein MPVCHIVAHHFPQTSYSAADGKKVRVGTPIHHHIPLYITIHPYTSPYTPIHHHTPLYITMHPYTTPYIPIHHHTPLYITIPPYTSPYTPIHSHTPLHITIHPYTSSYTPIHHHTSPYITLHPYSFPYTPIQHYTPIYITIHPYTFPYTPIRHHTPIYITIHPYTFPYTPIHHYTTIYITIHPCTFPYTSIHHHTPLYITIHPYTSPYIPIHHHTPLYITFHPYTSPYTSIHHHTPLYIPIHPYTSPYTAIHHHTPLYITIHPHTTTYTPIHSHTLLYITIHPYTSPYTSIHHHIPLYITIHPYTSPYTLIHHHTPYTSPYTYIHHHTPLYKTIHPTGKENDFIMDESGKFISGGDIPPPPNLTKRQNFDNTVNDHGKQLLDLCKTCDLRILNGRSKGDNLGKFTFHSINGISTVDYIIVSHDLFTSVQGFAVKQPNIFSGHSQIVCWIKTAPDPNTLSAFQIHMLNDKKRLEDSNHLQSELDNPISIEEIDKAIKKLKNKKAAGLGGIRNEMIKTSSSFIKYPLEKLFNLILQSIWNISYIME